Below is a window of Leisingera sp. S132 DNA.
CTTGCTTCGACCGTGACCTTGATGCCCGCGGCCAGCAGCGCTTTGGCCCCTTCGGGGGTCAGGCCCACCCGGTCTTCGTTGGGGCGCTGCTCGGCCCGTACCCACAGATGCGTCATTGACATGTCCTTCAAAGCATTCCCTTGGCATGGACCGCGCGCACGGATGCGCGCTGTTCCATTGCCGTCATGAAGTTCCGGATTTTCGGGAAGTCTGCCACGTTCACCCCGTCACCTTCCAGCCATGTGCAAACCACGTAAAGGTAGCAGTCGGCGAGGCTGACCTCTTCCCCCAGCACAAATGGCCCGCGCAGGCCAAACTGGCTGATGTATTCGCAGGAGGCCGCCATGGTTTGCGGCACCATCTTCTGCATGTCCTTCCAACTGGTCCGCTCCTGGGCCCAACGGGCGCCGCGCAGGCGGTGGGCGTGGTTCACATGCATGGTGGAGGCGAGGTAGAACATCACCTCGCGCATCCGGGCCAGCAGCACCGGGTCCTGCGGGCGCAAGCCCGCGTCCGGTGCCATGTCGGCGATGTACTCCAGCAGCGCGCCGGTTTCGGTCAGGATACCGCCCTCAACCGCCAGTGCCGGCACACGCCCCTTGGGATTGATCTGGGCATAGGCCGCGCCGGTCTGTTCCTTGGCGGCAAAGTCGATCTTCACCGCTTCATAGCCGAGCCCGGCTTCCTCAAGCGCGATGGCGACGGCCACCGAAATGGTGTTGGGGGCATAGTAAAGCTGCATGTCGTCCCTCCCGTTCATGTCTCAGAGATGTGTCTGGGCAAAATGCCGGTCCGGCGCTTCCAGATGCGGCACCGCATTGAACAAAACCGGGCTCCAGTGGCCGCCAATGGGGAACAGCCGGTGCATGGAGGTGTTCATCACCGCCAGCGCTATCCGCGCCATCCCCGCGGTGTCCAGCCCCATCGCCTGCCGCAGCGCCATCGAGATCAGTCCGCCGGAGGTTACCACCAACGCCGGGCCGTCGCCTGCGGAGATCTCCTCCAGCGCCTGCCGGGTGCGGGTTTCGAAGTGCTCCCAGGTTTCATAAGGCTGGGCGATCTTCCCGTTCGCCCAGGCGGCAAAGACCTTTGGCAGATGCTCGACAAATCCTTCGCGCTCCTCGGGGATCGGCAGCCCGTGCTGATCGCGCATTGCCTCGGCGAGTGTAAAGTACTCCATCTCGTTCAGCCGTGCATCCTGCACTGGATCCGCAAACCCCATCGAGGCGGCGGTTTCGATATGCCGCGTGAGCGTGCCGCAATAGACGCGCGGATGATTGCTGCCGCTGGCCCGCAGGTGGTCTCCCAGCCAGGCCGCCTGCTGGTGGCCCAGATCGCTGAGCCGGTCATAGCTTTTCTCGTCGCGGGCCTGGGTGTTGGCCTGGCCGTGGCGGATCAGCGTGATGTGGGACATGTACAGGCGGCTCCGTTGTTACCGGGGGAGTCTTAGGGGAGCTTGCAGGCGGAGGAAAGGGCGGGCTTGGCGCTGCTCGGATCAAATTCGTTGAGGGCCGCGGGAACATGGCGCAATGTGCCTCTGTCAGTTTGGAGACCCGCCATGCCCCTCGACCCTCAGCGATTTCTCGGTGACTTGCACAAGCTGCGCTGCTTTGGTGCATCAGGCGTGGGCAAGGGGGTTGTGCGGCAGGCCTATTCGAATGCCGACATTGCGGCGCGCAAATGGCTGGCTGAACGTTTCAAGGATGCCGGATTAGAGCCGTATCTCGACCCTCTCGGCAATCTGTTCGGGCTGGCCGGGGAAAATAGCCTGCTGGTCGGTTCCCACAGCGACAGCCAGCCAGAGGGCGGCTGGCTGGATGGAGCGCTGGGCGTGATCGCCGGGCTGGAGATTGCGAGGGCGGCAAAGGAGGCCGGGGGTCCACCCATTTCCTGCGTCAGTTTCCAGGATGAGGAGGGCCGGTTCGGAGTGCTGACCGGCTCTGACGTGTGGAGCGGCAAGCTGGCACTTGAAGAGGCGGACGGGTTCGCCGACGATCATGGCAATACGCTTGCGAACATGCGCAGCACGATGGCGGACCTGGCCAGCGATTTCCTGCCGCATGACAGGTTCAGCGGCTTTCTGGAAATGCATATCGAGCAGGGGCCTTATCTGGAGGAAACCGGCCTGGGGATCGGGGTGGTGACGGATATCGTCGGCATCCGGGACATGCGGATCAGTTTTGAGGGTCGGCAGAACCACGCAGGCACTACGCCGATGCACCTGCGCCGGGACGTGTTCCAGGCGCTGTCTGATTTCAACACGGCTCTAAACAGCCGCTTTGCAAATGTGGTCACGCCCGCAACGGTCTGGACCATCGGCCATGTGGCGCTGCATCCCAATGCATCTTCCATAGTGCCGGGGCGGGTGGAGTTCTCCTTGCAATGGCGGGATGCGGATGCAGATCGGCTGGCACGGATGGAGGCCATCATCAGGGAAACTGTGCAAGAGATTGCTGCGGGTCACGGTGTGGCGGCGCAGCTTGGCCCCGTTACGGGCATAGAACCGGCGGCTATGGATGCGCGGTTTCAGGCGGAGCTGGCGGCTGCCGCGGAGGCGCTGGCACCGGGAAAATGGCAGAAAATGCCCTCCGGAGCGCTGCATGATGCGGCCAATCTGGCAACCGTAATGCCTGCCGGGATGCTGTTTGTTCCCTCGATCGGCGGTATCAGCCATGCCTTTGACGAAGATACCGGCGAGGCGGATCTGGTGCTGGGTCTGCAAGTGCTGAACCGCGCTGCCTGCGCCCTGGCCGGGTGAACTCCCGCCTGTTCCCGGACCTCCTGCCGGAGGCCCGTCACAGTTGGGCCGGGCGCCGCTGGTGCGGCGCGGGTCAGGCCCGGCCGTAGCCGCGCTTGATCATCCGGTTGCGGTGCCTGTCGGCGGCCAGCGAGGCCTCGCGCAGGTTGGCGTAGATATTGATTACACTTTGCCCGTTGCCGCCGGCCACACCCCATTCCCGCAGCACGGAGACTTCGGAGAACAGGTTCATCGCCAGCTCAATGCGGTAGAACCGCGACGGGCGCGAAGGAGCTTGGCGGTAGAGCAGACAGGTGGCCATGGGCTGATTCTATGCCAAGTGATTCGCACGGGCAAGAAACTCTATGCTGCGCCCAGCAGCGTGAGGCCCAGAAGCACAGAAGACAGCGCCGCCACCGCGAAGGCCAGCGTGCGCAGGATCGGGATGCCGATGGTGTAGATGACATAATGCGCTGCCATGCCGAGGAAAAAGGTGAGGCCCAGGCTGTCGGGCTGGTCTTCCAGGGGCAGAACCAGCATCGCCAGAACGGAAAGCGGCGCAAAGGCGGCAAACAGTTCCACGCCGACGATATGCGCCCGGTGCGCGCGCTGTGCCCAGAGTGATTGCGGCAGGTCGCTGGGGCCCGGATTGGCCATGGCGCCCATCAGCCCGCGGACCATGACCCGGTCCAGGATATAGGGAAGCCAGGCTAGTGACACCCAAAGCCCGGAAAGGGCGGTAAAATACTGCAGCTGCGTCATCTTTCGCTCCTTTTGTCTCTCAAATGGAGCGTAGTGCAGACCGGCGGCTTTTCTAGCTGAACAGGGTCATGTCCAGTCTACATCTCCCAGAAAAATATAGCCTGCGCCATAGATGGTCTTGATCAGCCTCGGGTTCTTGGGGTCTTCGCGCAGCTTGGTGCGCAGGCGCGAAATGCGCACGTCCATCGCCCGGTCGAAGCTGTCGCCGGCCGCGCCGCCAAGCATCTCCTGCATCTGGGCGCGGGAAATCAGCCGCTTGGGGCTGTCCAGAAACAGCCGCAGCACCTCGCCTTCGGCGTGGGAAAAAGGGGTCTCGGTGCCCTCGGCATCCTCAAGTGCATAGCGGTCGAAATGAGCAGTCCAGCCGGCGAAATGTGCGGTGTTGCTGGCAGAGGACGCCGTTCGCGGGCCTGCGCGCAGCCGCGCACGGACCCGGGCCACCACCTCTGCCGGATCGAAGGGCTTGGTGATGTAATCATCGGCGCCAAGCTCCAGACCGGTCACCCGGTCCTGCACCTGCGCCCGGCCGGAAATGATGATGACCGCCGCCCCCTGTTCCAGCGCTAGCCGGTGCACCAGCGCCAAACCGTCGGTATCCGGCAATGAAAGGTCCACCAGGCAAACGTCCGGCGTCACCCGGTTCAAGGCTGCTTCGAATTCACGCGCGCGGGCGAAGCTTTGGGTGCGAAAGCCTGCGTCCTCCAGTGTTTCGGTCAGGATCTGCCGGATTTCCGGCTCGTCATCCAATATGGTGACCAAAGGGGATGTCATGCGGCGGGCTCCGGTTGGATAAGCTCAGACAGCTGGTGAATGGTGAAAGGTTTGCGCAAAACCGGACCGCATTTCAATGCCTTGCGGAACAGCGGATCGCTGACAGGCAGGGAGGTCATCAGGATGCAGGGGAGACCGGACCCGTCCAGCCGCAAGGCCAGATCAACACCGGTTGCACTGCCCTCCAGCATGATGTCCGACAGCACCAGTGCAATGTCCGGGAGGTCAGCAGTCAGTGCGCAGGCTTCGTCTACACTCGCGGCTTCTATCACCGAATAGCCAAGATCGATCAGCATGTCGCGGAAGGCTGCCCGCAGGTCCTCGCTGTCCTCCACCAGCAGCGCCATGCCTCCGCCCGCATCCGGGGCCGGGCGGTAGGGCAGGCGCAGGGTGATCGCGGCGCCGGAAATGCCATTGCCAATGCGCATGTCGCCGCCAGCCAGCTTGGCCATGTCGTAGACCATCGGCAGGCCAAGTCCGGAGCCTTCGCTGCCCTTGGTGGTGAAAAACGGATTGAGCGCCTTTTCCAGCGCTTCCGGTGAAAAGCCGGGCCCGGTGTCGGTGACGGTGATTTCGACCCAGGTCTGGCCGACGGCATGGGCGCTGACGGTGATCTGGCCGGACGTGCCGCAGGCGTCGCGGGCGTTCAGGATCAGGTTCAACAGCGCGTCCTGCAGCTTGCCCGCGTCCAGCAGCAGTGACTGATCCGGCAAGTTGTCGAGAATACTCAGCCCCACACCCAGCGGCAGCGACGGTGACGCCAGCACTTTCAGCTCATCGAGGAGCGCGTGCATGTCGGTGGCCTGGGGGCGTAGGGTTCGCTGGCTGGTCATTTCGGCAATCCGGTTTAACAGCCGCCCGCCCCGCCGCGCTGCAGACAAGGTGCCTTGCACCAGATCGCCCGCCTCGCCGCCCAGTCCCATTTTCTCCAGCTTGCCCTGCATGCCCAGGATGATGGTCAGAAGGTTGGAGAAATCATGCGCAAGGCCGCTGGTCATCTGCGCGGCCATCTCGCGGCGCCGCGCCTGCTGCAGCGCCACCCGGGCCTGGGTTTCTTCGGTCACATCCATCGACAGGATATAGACACCGCCCTGCTGGTCCGGGGTGAAGGCCACCCTGATCCGGCGGCTGCCGTGGCTTTCTGTAAACTCGAACACCGGGCTGCCGCCCTTGTAGGCGGCCAGCAGATGCGGCTCAATCCGCTCAAATGCGGCCTCGCCCAATGCGTCTGAGATATGCATGCCCAGGATATCCGACGGGCGGCCCGGAAACACGGCGCTGAGGCGGCGGTTGGTATAGGTATAATACCCGTCGGCATCCACATGGGCGATATGGGCGGGCATCATTTCCGTTGTCAGGCGGGTGCGGCCCTCGATTTCTGTCAGCTGGCGCTTGGTCTCTTCCAGCGCGGTGTTAGCTGCCTCCAGCTGCCGGTTGGCGGCGGACAGCTCCTCGGTATGGGCAATCAGCTTCTCCGACAGTTCTTCTGAGCGGGACCGCAGCAACTGCTCGGCACGTTTGGCGCGGGTGATGTCCGTATAGACCGTGACCCACCCGCCCTGCGGCAGTGGCGAGCCTTCGATCGAGATCATCTGCCCGTTGGGCCGCTCGCGTTCCAGGTAATGCGGCACGAAATTCAGTGCCTGCTCAACCCGGCTTTGAACGATGTCCTCGATATCGCTTTCCGGCGCGTATTCCCCGGCTTCGGCAAGGAAGCGGATGGTTTCGGCAAAAGAGGCGCCGGGCTCGACCAGGTGGTCAGGCAGATTGAACATTTCCTGAAAGCGTCGGTTGCTGACCGCCAGCCGCAGGTCGTTGTCATAGATCGACAGCGCCTGGGCGATCAGATTCAGCCCGGCGGTCGTCATGGCGGCGTGTTGTTTGCTTGTCCGGTTCATGGTTCTCCCCGGATCATGGCTAGCACCGGGGCGGGTTCAGGGCAAATTGGCATTCAGCCGCGGGGGCCGAGAGACATTTAAGTCACGGCGCATGATCTCCTTCTGGTTGCCGGGCGGCTGAGGACAGCTCTTTTGTCGGCAAGCTTGCTGGCCCGAATGTTTCAGAAGGCGCTCAATTATTGGCGATTCGAAACATGACTTTTTGTTCGTATCCCGCGCCTAGGGTGCGCGGTTGGTTAATCTGCGGCGTAAGGATTTGCTTGAGAGGAGGCCGATCCGCTCGTGTAGCTGTCTTAAAAACAAGGGAATTTGGGCTGTTACAATTCGTAAGATTTGGGAAAACATCAGGAAAAAGTTGACGGGCTACTCTGCCGCTGTCCCTAATCGGGGCCAGAGCCGCGAGCAGCGGCCAGTCCGGCAGTAACGCCGGAAAGGGAGGAGAGAAAGTTGGCTCAGATGCAGATGGGCGCCCAGGGCATGCAATCCCTGCCGGCGCTGCTTCAACGCAATGCGGCGCAATTCGGGGATGCGCCGGCCTACCGGGAAAAGGAATTCGGCATTTGGCAATGCTGGACCTGGGCCGAGACGGCAAAGGAAATCGAGGCGCTGGCGCTGGGCCTTATCAACCTTGGCGTGAGAGAGGGCGATTTTGTCGCCATCATCGGCCGCAACCGCCCCTACCTGTACTGGTCGATGGTTGCCGCGCAGGCGGTGGGTGCCGTGCCGGTGCCGCTCTATCAGGACGCGGTAGCCGAGGAGATGGCCTATGTGCTGGGCCACTGCGGCGCGCGCTTTGTGATCGTTGGCGACCAGGAACAGGCCGACAAGGTGATCGAGATCCAGGATCAGCTGCATCAGTTCGAGCATATGATCTACCTCGATCCCCGCGGCATGCGGAAATACGACCACACCCAGCTGCATCAATTCAGCCATATCCAGGATCAGGGCCGCGCCGCCCATGACGAGCTGATCGGCGAGCTGCAGTCGCGCCAGGCCAAACTGGATTACGACAGCACCTGCGTGATGCTCTATACCTCCGGCACCACTGGCAAGCCCAAGGGTGTGGTGCTGTCGAACCGCAACGTGATCCAAAGCGCCAAGAATTCTTCAGAGTTCGATCATCTGACTCAAGGTGAAAACATCCTGTCCTACCTGCCGATGGCCTGGGTGGGCGATTTCATCTTCTCGATCGGCCAGGCCTACTGGTGCGGTTTCTGCGTGAACTGCCCGGAAAGCCAAGACACCATGATGACCGACCTGCGCGAAATCGGCCCGACCTATTTCTTTGCGCCGCCGCGGGTGTTCGAAGGCCAGCTGACCAATGTGATGATCCGGATGGAGGACGCAGGCGCCCTGAAACGCAAGATGTTCCACCACTTCCTGGCGCACGCCAAGAGAGTCGGCGGCGATATCCTGGATGGCCGCCCTGTGGGTCTGATGGACCGGCTGAAATACGCGCTGGGCAATGTGCTGGTCTACGGTCCGCTCAAGGACACGCTGGGCTATGGCCGTATTCGTGTGGGGTATACCGCTGGCGAAGCGATCGGGCCGGAGATCTTTGACTTTTACCGTTCGCTGGGCATCAACCTTAAACAGCTGTACGGCCAGACCGAGGCCACCGTTTTCATCACTGTGCAGCCGGATGGCGAGGTCCGCGCCGATACCGTTGGCGTGCCGGCCCCGGAGGTCGAGATCAAGATCGACGACAGCGGCGAGATCCACTACCGCTCGCCCGGCACCTTTGTTGAATACTTCAACAACCCGGAGTCCACCGCCTCAACCAAGGATGCTGAAGGCTGGGTGGCAACAGGCGATGCAGGCTTCTTCGAGGAAGGCTCCGGCCACCTTCGGATCATCGATCGCGCCAAAGACGTGGGCAAAATGGCCGACGGCAGCATGTTTGCGCCCAAATATGTGGAAAACAAGCTGAAGTTCTATCCGGACATCCTGGAAGCGGTGCTGTTCGGCAATGGCCGCGACCGCTGCGTTGCCTTCATCAACATTGATCTGACGGCGGTGGGTAACTGGGCCGAACGCAACAACATTGCCTATGCTTCTTACCAGGAGCTGGCAGGCCATCCGCAAGTTCTGGACTCCATCCGCTCGCATGTCTCTGCGGTGAACAAGTCTGTGGCCGAGGACCCGATGCTATCGGGCTGTCAGGTGCACCGCTTTGTGGTTCTGCACAAGGAACTGGATGCCGATGACGGTGAGATGACCCGCACCCGCAAGGTGCGCCGCCGTATCGTGGAAGAGAAGTTCGACGATATCATCACCGCGCTTTACGACGGCTCGGAAAAGGTCTCGACAGTGACGGAAGTGACCTATGAGGACGGCCGCAAGGGTTCCATCAAGGCGACGCTGACCATTGTCGACGCGGACGTGAAACCGGGGGCGGTTCACAAGGTGGCCGCAGAATGATGCACGTTTCACCGGAAAAATTCCTGCCCCGTGCCGGGCAGGCCGGGCCGCCGTCAGATCAGGTCGGGGTTGAGGCCGGGATTGTAGGCCGTGTTGACCACCTGCTGGATCTTAAAGTGGGAGCTGAACCCGTGAGTCTGCTCCATGATGGAGGCCAGGCTTTCGGATTGGCTGAGGCCCATCTGCTTGCATTCAAGTGCCATCTTCAGAAGGCAGGAATGCTCAAGTTCGCCGAACATAACGTCGATCTCCTTGCTGCTCGTTTTAAACAAGTATCGCATGGAAATCTTAAAATTTCTATGCGGCAAAAATATGGAGGCCGTTGTTATGCTTGACAATTCCTTAAGCTACGTGACGGAGGATGGCCGCACCATCGGCGGTGTGGTGATGGAGATGAAAAACATCACCCTGCGCTTTGGCGGTGTGGTGGCTATCCAGGATATCTCCTTTGACATCCGCGAGGGCGAGATCCGCGCGATCATCGGCCCCAATGGCGCCGGCAAGTCGTCGATGCTGAACGTGATCTCCGGCTTTTATGTGCCGCAGGAAGGCGAGGTGTTGTTCCACGGCAAGAAACGCCCGCCGATGCGCCCCTATGAGGTGGCGCGCCAGGGCATCGCCCGCACCTTCCAGAATATCGCGCTGTTCGAAGGCATGAGCGTTCTGGACAACGTTATGACCGGTCGGCTCAACTATATGAAAACAGGCCTGTTTTCGCAGGCTCTGTGGAAGGGTAAGGCCGAGGCTGAAGAGACCGAGAACCGCGAGGTTGTGGAGCGGATCATCGACTTTCTGGAGATCCAGCACATCCGAAAAACCCCGGTGGCGCGCCTGCCCTATGGCCTGAAGAAACGGGTCGAGCTGGCGCGGGCGCTGGCGGCGGAACCGAAGCTGCTGCTGCTGGATGAACCGATGGCCGGCATGAACGTCGAGGAGAAAGAGGACATGTCCCGCTTCATTCTGGATGTGAACGACGAGTTTGGCACCACCATCGCCTTGATTGAACATGACATGGGCGTGGTGATGGACCTTAGCGACCGGGTCGTGGTCATGGACTACGGCAAGAAGATCGGTGACGGCACCCCCGATGAGGTGCGCAACAATCAGGATGTGATCGACGCCTACCTGGGGGTCAGCCATGACTGAGTTGCACCGCAGCAGCACCCGGCTCCGGCAGGGTGACACCCGTACACCCCCTGTGCACCCCTTGTGCACCGCCGCAGCGCAGAATTCCGAGGAGAGCCTGTAATGCCCGAACAACTCGTCTTTGCGATGGAAGTGACGCTGAACGGCCTGATGGCGGGCGTTCTCTATGCGCTGGTCGCGCTGGGGTTTGTCCTGATCTACAAGGCCTCCGGCATCTTCAACTATGCCCAGGGTGTCCTGGCGCTGTTTGCAGCGATGACGCTGGTGGGGATCATGCAGGGGCAGGTGCCGTTTTCGCATCTGATCAACGCGGTCTTTGGAGGCCATATCACCCACTTCGGATGGAATGTTCCGGGCGTCGTGGCAATCGCGCTGACGGTCGCGGTGATGGTGCTGCTGGCCTGGCTGGTGCAGGTGCTGGTGATGAAGCATCTGGTCGGGCAGGAGCCGATCATCCTGTTCATGGCCACCATTGGCCTGGCCTACTTCCTCGAAGGTGTCGCCGACCTGATGTGGGGTTCCGAGATCAAGACGCTGGACGTCGGTCTGCCGCAGGGGATCAACCTGTGGATCGACGAGACCACCTTTAACATCTTCGGCTACGGGTTCTTTATCGACAATCTGGATATCGTGGCGACCGTGATTGCAGCGCTTCTGGTGGCCGGCCTCGTGGCCTTCAGCCAGTACACCAAGCAGGGCCGGGCGATGCGCGCAGTGGCGGATGATCACCAGGCGGCGCTGTCGGTCGGCATCTCGCTGAACTTCATCTGGGTTCTGGTGTGGTCGGTTGCGGGCTTCGTGGCGCTGGTCGCGGGCATCGTCTGGGGCACCAAGTCCGGCGTGCAGTTCTCGCTGTCGCTGATCGCGCTGAAAGCACTGCCGGTTCTTATGCTGGGCGGCTTCACCTCGATCCCCGGCGCGATTGTCGGCGGGCTGATCATCGGTGTAGGCGAAAAGCTGTTCGAATTCGCAGTCGGCCCGCTGGTGGGCGGCGCAACCGAGAACTGGTTTGCCTATGTGCTGGCGCTCTTGTTCCTGGTGTTCCGTCCGCAGGGGCTGTTCGGGGAGAAGATCATTGAACGGGTCTGAGGCTCATATGATCTGTACCCGGACTGTTCAGCCCTCAAGCTTGCGGAAGGCGGCGATGACGATGGCGGCGCAGACCGTGGCGACCAGGGTGAAGGCGATGGTGATGTTGCCGATCAGCTGCCCGGCCACAAAGGTCAGCAGCGCGGCCATCAAGAGCCCGATCAGCACCGTCCCCCAAGGGCCGGGACCGGTACTGGCAGCCTGCCGCCGCGGCGGTTCGAACTCAAAGGGCGGCAGAACGGTTGCGTCTTCCACCGTTTCCAGCAGCCGGCCCTTGGCCTTCGCAAAGTCTGCCTCGGATATGTCGCCCTTCTTCCGCGCGGCCTCCAGCCGCCGGATTTCCTCGAAAATCACGGTCATTGGTTCCACTCACTCTACCCGCGAACAGGGTTCCACAAAGAAGTGGGCAAAATGTGTCCAAGCCGGGAAATCTGACAAAATGGTTAATGCCGGGGGTGCGGCATGACCAAGCTGATCGCCGTGATCAACGTCATTGCCTGGGCCGGTTTCTGGGCCTTTGGCTACCTGGCGCTGTCGGCGGAAAGCTACAGCGAAACCCAGGTGGTGACTGCGGCGCTCTTGGCCTCGGCCGGGCTGATCACCGGCATCATCGCCTATTTGCGGCTGGTGCGCGGCAGCGAGCGCAGCGGCTATGCCAAACCGTCGAACCGGATGACGCGCGACCAGCGCGACGCGGCGCAGGCCCAGTGGGGGCAGATCGAATGAGCACCGCAGCAACCAGCAACAGCATCCGCGCAGGCAAGAGTGCCAACGCGCAACAGAAAGGGAGCATCTGAGACATGTTCTACCGTGAAGCCGGGGATTTCAAAGTCTCCTATGCCGATGACAGCCAGACGTTTCCGATCAAGTTCGACCGCTACCGCTATTACGCGGTGCTGGCGGTGGCCTTTGGCCTCATCCCCTTCCTGATCAATGATTACTGGGCCAATGCGATCCTGCTGCCGTTCCTGATCTATTCGATTGCGGCAATCGGTCTGAACATCCTGGTCGGCTATTGCGGGCAGGTCAGCCTTGGCACCGGCGGGTTCATGGCGGTGGGCGCCTATGCCTGCTACAAGCTGATGACCGCCTTCCCGGAGGTCAGCATGTTCATTCATGTGATCCTGGCGGGCGGCATCACCGCGTTGGTCTGTGTGCTGTTCGGCCTGCCGTCCTTGCGCATCAAGGGGTTCTACCTGGCGGTGGCGACGCTGGCGGCGCAGTTCTTTCTGGTGTGGCTGTTCAACCGGGTGCCGTGGTTTTACAACTATTCCGCCTCGGGCCAGATCAACGCGCCCGAGCGCGACACCTTTGGCATCATCATCACTGGCCCCAATGCGCCGGCCTGGGCCACCTATCTGTTCTGCCTGATTTTCCTGGCTGTTTGCGCGCTGATTGCCCGCAACCTGACCCGCGGCACCGTGGGCCGGACCTGGATGGCGATCCGCGACATGGACATTGCCGCCGAGATCATCGGGGTGAACCCGCTGAAGGCGAAACTGACGGCCTTTGCGGTCTCCGGCTTCTTCATCGGCATCTCCGGCGCGCTGTTCTTTGCGGTCTATCTGGGCGCGGTCGAGGTTGGCGAGGCCTTTGGCATCCAGAAATCGTTCCTGGTGCTGTTCATGGTGATCCTGGGCGGGCTTGGGTCTATTTTCGGCTCCTTTGCCGGCGCCGCCTTCCTGGTGCTGCTGCCGGTGGTGCTGAAGGTGGTGGGCGTCGATCTGATGGGCTGGCCCACCGACATCGTGGCGCATTTCCAGCTGGTGATCGTGGGGGCACTGATCATCGTCTTCCTGATCGCGGAACCGCACGGCATGGCGCAGCTGTGGCGCGTCGCCAAGGAGAAACTGAGACTGTGGCCGTTCCCGCACTGACGCGGGAGGCCTCGAGAGCTGGCGGGGAGAAAAGCAAGACCACCCCCGTTTTTGGAAACCATCGGATAAGACCAAAGGGAGGATTTAAGCCGATGAAAAAGACACTGACCACACTGGCGCTGGGCGCCGCGATGGCAGCCGGTCCGGCAATGGCGGACCTGGTGTTCCCGGACCTCAGCTACCGGACCGGGCCTTATGCAGCGGGCGGCATCCCGTTCTCGGACGGCTACAACGACTATTTCACCCTGCTGAACGAGCGTGACGGCGGCATCGGCGGCGTCAAGGCCAAGGTGGTGGAATGCGAGACCGGCTATAACACCGAGAAGGGTGTGGAATGCTACGAGTCCACCAAGGGCCAGGGCGCGCTGATCTATCAGCCGCTGTCCACCGGCATCACCTATCAGCTTATCCCCAAGGTGACCGCGGACAACATCCCGCTGCACACCATGGGTTACGGCCGCACCTCGGCCGCGAACGGCGAAGTGTTCAGCCATGTGTTCAACTATCCGGCCAACTACTGGAACGGCGCTTCGGGCGTGGTGAACTATCTGCTGGAATCCAATGGCGGCGACATCAGCGGCAAGAAGATTGCGCTGGTTTACCACAACTCCGCCTATGGCAAGGAGCCGATCCGCACCCTGGAGGAACTCAGCA
It encodes the following:
- a CDS encoding PAS-domain containing protein → MNRTSKQHAAMTTAGLNLIAQALSIYDNDLRLAVSNRRFQEMFNLPDHLVEPGASFAETIRFLAEAGEYAPESDIEDIVQSRVEQALNFVPHYLERERPNGQMISIEGSPLPQGGWVTVYTDITRAKRAEQLLRSRSEELSEKLIAHTEELSAANRQLEAANTALEETKRQLTEIEGRTRLTTEMMPAHIAHVDADGYYTYTNRRLSAVFPGRPSDILGMHISDALGEAAFERIEPHLLAAYKGGSPVFEFTESHGSRRIRVAFTPDQQGGVYILSMDVTEETQARVALQQARRREMAAQMTSGLAHDFSNLLTIILGMQGKLEKMGLGGEAGDLVQGTLSAARRGGRLLNRIAEMTSQRTLRPQATDMHALLDELKVLASPSLPLGVGLSILDNLPDQSLLLDAGKLQDALLNLILNARDACGTSGQITVSAHAVGQTWVEITVTDTGPGFSPEALEKALNPFFTTKGSEGSGLGLPMVYDMAKLAGGDMRIGNGISGAAITLRLPYRPAPDAGGGMALLVEDSEDLRAAFRDMLIDLGYSVIEAASVDEACALTADLPDIALVLSDIMLEGSATGVDLALRLDGSGLPCILMTSLPVSDPLFRKALKCGPVLRKPFTIHQLSELIQPEPAA
- a CDS encoding response regulator transcription factor translates to MTSPLVTILDDEPEIRQILTETLEDAGFRTQSFARAREFEAALNRVTPDVCLVDLSLPDTDGLALVHRLALEQGAAVIIISGRAQVQDRVTGLELGADDYITKPFDPAEVVARVRARLRAGPRTASSASNTAHFAGWTAHFDRYALEDAEGTETPFSHAEGEVLRLFLDSPKRLISRAQMQEMLGGAAGDSFDRAMDVRISRLRTKLREDPKNPRLIKTIYGAGYIFLGDVDWT
- a CDS encoding glutathione S-transferase family protein; translated protein: MQLYYAPNTISVAVAIALEEAGLGYEAVKIDFAAKEQTGAAYAQINPKGRVPALAVEGGILTETGALLEYIADMAPDAGLRPQDPVLLARMREVMFYLASTMHVNHAHRLRGARWAQERTSWKDMQKMVPQTMAASCEYISQFGLRGPFVLGEEVSLADCYLYVVCTWLEGDGVNVADFPKIRNFMTAMEQRASVRAVHAKGML
- a CDS encoding WGR domain-containing protein; translated protein: MATCLLYRQAPSRPSRFYRIELAMNLFSEVSVLREWGVAGGNGQSVINIYANLREASLAADRHRNRMIKRGYGRA
- a CDS encoding histidine phosphatase family protein gives rise to the protein MSHITLIRHGQANTQARDEKSYDRLSDLGHQQAAWLGDHLRASGSNHPRVYCGTLTRHIETAASMGFADPVQDARLNEMEYFTLAEAMRDQHGLPIPEEREGFVEHLPKVFAAWANGKIAQPYETWEHFETRTRQALEEISAGDGPALVVTSGGLISMALRQAMGLDTAGMARIALAVMNTSMHRLFPIGGHWSPVLFNAVPHLEAPDRHFAQTHL
- a CDS encoding hydantoinase/carbamoylase family amidase; its protein translation is MPLDPQRFLGDLHKLRCFGASGVGKGVVRQAYSNADIAARKWLAERFKDAGLEPYLDPLGNLFGLAGENSLLVGSHSDSQPEGGWLDGALGVIAGLEIARAAKEAGGPPISCVSFQDEEGRFGVLTGSDVWSGKLALEEADGFADDHGNTLANMRSTMADLASDFLPHDRFSGFLEMHIEQGPYLEETGLGIGVVTDIVGIRDMRISFEGRQNHAGTTPMHLRRDVFQALSDFNTALNSRFANVVTPATVWTIGHVALHPNASSIVPGRVEFSLQWRDADADRLARMEAIIRETVQEIAAGHGVAAQLGPVTGIEPAAMDARFQAELAAAAEALAPGKWQKMPSGALHDAANLATVMPAGMLFVPSIGGISHAFDEDTGEADLVLGLQVLNRAACALAG
- a CDS encoding MAPEG family protein codes for the protein MTQLQYFTALSGLWVSLAWLPYILDRVMVRGLMGAMANPGPSDLPQSLWAQRAHRAHIVGVELFAAFAPLSVLAMLVLPLEDQPDSLGLTFFLGMAAHYVIYTIGIPILRTLAFAVAALSSVLLGLTLLGAA